The Tenebrio molitor chromosome 5, icTenMoli1.1, whole genome shotgun sequence genome has a segment encoding these proteins:
- the LOC138130212 gene encoding CBP80/20-dependent translation initiation factor gives MSQGTQLKRSQKTDFSPATVVTRERSFIRPNKDPQKRRSQTMATIKGKPTMEIYRPPNVRTDILPNSGKLNVHAKEFTMTHELQPSKSSGNLSGNFDGMPLQHSKSSGNILRHMNPTLIPIISTPLPLPLLHSTSTSHILNHVPRVSYQFGNEILAHHIFSGHNQSVHPNNWNNYQQTNNNSNLKRSKSLGASDSQNLAAKLKNMAKEEIDLGLFSAESQANIKLAMEDPNQLSSRAVMDLVKIIMERVVEGIRYCETGAKLCISIIEKEKNQTFLESLLNMCQQWYQERDKILRGIKAGDGTRFTSFMWFLTEMCSQLKRHQIKEQYESLQPDLVLLSVLAKCCQACVSLPIKCLSETECLFFVLTSIGRDLESELPQQLEQLLASVRDGFLASAGSPAVRRTLLQLIELHASNWQLPGSSVLYYYPRIK, from the coding sequence ATGTCACAAGGCACCCAATTAAAACGCAGTCAAAAGACAGATTTTTCTCCTGCGACCGTGGTGACACGCGAAAGAAGCTTCATCAGACCGAATAAAGACCCGCAAAAGAGAAGAAGCCAGACCATGGCGACGATCAAAGGAAAACCAACAATGGAAATCTATAGGCCGCCCAACGTAAGAACCGACATCCTGCCGAACTCCGGAAAATTAAACGTGCACGCTAAAGAATTCACCATGACTCACGAACTGCAACCTTCCAAATCTAGTGGAAATCTGAGTGGAAATTTCGACGGCATGCCTTTACAACATTCAAAATCCAGCGGTAATATCTTGAGGCACATGAATCCTACGCTAATTCCCATTATTTCAACACCTCTTCCTTTACCTTTGCTACATTCAACATCAACGTCGCACATTTTAAACCACGTGCCAAGGGTTAGTTATCAGTTTGGAAACGAAATACTGGCCCACCATATTTTTTCAGGACATAATCAGTCAGTTCATCCAAACAATTGGAACAACTACCAGCAAACCAATAACAATTCGAACTTAAAGCGTTCGAAGAGTTTGGGTGCATCCGACTCTCAAAATTTAGCAGCCAAGTTGAAGAACATGGCTAAAGAAGAAATCGACTTGGGATTGTTTTCTGCTGAAAGTCAGGCCAACATCAAACTAGCGATGGAAGATCCGAACCAGTTGTCGTCACGTGCCGTGATGGATTTAGTAAAGATAATAATGGAAAGGGTCGTCGAAGGCATCCGATATTGTGAAACGGGAGCCAAACTTTGCATATCCATCAtagagaaagagaaaaatcaaacatTTCTAGAGTCTCTCTTAAACATGTGTCAACAGTGGTATCAAGAAAGGGACAAAATTTTACGCGGGATTAAAGCTGGCGATGGTACAAGATTTACGTCCTTCATGTGGTTCTTAACTGAGATGTGCAGTCAACTGAAGCGTCATCAAATTAAAGAACAATACGAGTCCCTTCAACCTGACCTAGTTTTACTTTCTGTATTAGCTAAATGCTGCCAAGCTTGTGTAAGTTTACCTATAAAATGTCTGTCGGAAAcggaatgtttattttttgtattaacgTCAATCGGAAGAGATTTAGAGTCAGAACTTCCGCAACAACTAGAACAACTTTTGGCTAGTGTTAGAGATGGCTTTTTAGCGAGTGCTGGTTCACCTGCGGTACGACGCACACTCTTACAATTAATTGAACTGCACGCGTCCAACTGGCAGTTACCTGGATCGTCAGTTTTGTATTATTACCCTAGGATAAAGTGA
- the LOC138130211 gene encoding cGMP-dependent 3',5'-cyclic phosphodiesterase-like codes for METFTTYKLPKLSKPELFVPPPYCRKAQRHDEEKEEILLSLNLIASNPSKLLLLHETLTDDSSKALEVKINKYLMKEAKCKLTFLVHFLPTNGEAMVQTLGREELETSIHLPISEDLVALFVHYENEVLKCDENLNPQLFALFKKIFDEVHCNIVSVPILKKENHYPCSPQNIQPVLLVCFVNSEKDENFLIRIANELFKYCLPILLNTMTAEEEARQKRQCQSLLAVVRKLIVNLEDINELLKTIMSEAKKITRAQKCSLFLINPDHIHLASKIFHPDRINTVRANVKKTKDHVIPDHVATTGQILNIQNVDEHPLINQNLSEFTGFKARNVLCFPVKNENEVIGAVQLCNKRGGSFNYFDEEIANTLSVYCGLSIMHSLKYTQVENFQIRNFLSDELMIYYVQISEEDAIRKMNCPLIHRYPDFDQFNFSPRTIVQIESVCFVLKMFEELGFFATFSIKKNVFTRFVMSVKEGCRDVPYHNWMHLFCTAHFAYLCLKNLQLVEKGYITHLEALAYFISCLCHDVDYRGTNNAFQQEPTNTLASLYSSSGSVMERHRLSQVLRILGSEGCNFLEVLNRQDYGLCLNLLKDLILSTDLATHCKYYRKQYIMVEEGYNRNNPEHRYIFSCLLVTCADLSDYTKDWKVTKDICGQLYEEFVTQGDLEMRFDNAHSIMQNSATIFLPSLQTDFLNQICLPMFKLLAEIFVSVKELVHKIKKNILYWEASKHVFQKAAEEGRPYVEVLTSEEFEKDVEDTIELLRKQK; via the exons ATGGAAACATTCACAACTTACAAATTACCTAAACTATCAAAACCTGAATTATTTGTTCCCCCTCCGTACTGCAGAAAAGCTCAGAGGCACGACGAAGAAAAGGAAGAAATATTACTTTCTCTTAATCTAATAGCTTCAAATCCATCAAAGTTACTACTGTTACATGAAACACTGACGGATGATTCTAGCAAGGCTCTTGAGgttaaaatcaataaatac TTAATGAAAGAAGCTAAATGTAAGTTAACATTTTTGGTACATTTTCTGCCTACTAATGGAGAAGCTATGGTACAAACTCTTGGTAGAGAAGAACTTGAAACATCGATACACCTGCCAATTTCAGAAGATCTCGTTGCATTATTTGTTCACTACGAAAATGAAGTCttaaaatgtgatgaaaatttgaatcCTCAGCTGTTCgcactgtttaaaaaaatatttgacgagGTCCATTGCAATATTGTTTCAGTAccgattttaaaaaaagaaaatc ATTATCCCTGTTCACCACAAAACATACAACCAGTATTATTGGTATGTTTCGTCAACAgtgaaaaagatgaaaatttcCTTATAAGAATAGCCAACGAGCtgtttaaatattgtttaccAATATTGCTGAACACAATGACAGCTGAAGAAGAAGCAAGGCAAAAGAGACAATGTCAATCCTTATTAGCAGTAGTtcgcaaattaattgtaaacctGGAAGATATTAATGAACTTCTCAAAACAATAATGAGTGAAGCTAAGAAAATAACGAGAGCACAGAAATGTTCTCTATTTCTAATAAATCCAGACCACATCCATTTGGCCTCGAAAATTTTTCACCCCGATAGAATTAACACAGTTAGAGCAAATGTCAAGAAGACCAAAGATCACGTTATTCCTG atCATGTGGCTACTACCggacaaattttgaatattcAAAATGTAGATGAGCATCCCCtgattaatcaaaatttgtcGGAATTTACAGGATTTAAAGCTagaaatgttttatgttttccGGTTAAAAACGAAAATGAAGTAATCGGTGCTGTTCAACTGTGTAACAAGAGAGGTGgtagttttaattattttgacgaAGAAATCGCCAACACACTAAGTGTGTACTGTGGATTGTCAATAATGCATAGTTTAAAGTATACACAagttgaaaatttccaaattagGAACTTTTTATCGGATGAACTAATGATATATTACGTTCAG ATTAGCGAGGAGGACGCTATTAGAAAAATGAACTGCCCTCTCATACATCGATATCCAGATTTTGACCAATTTAACTTCTCTCCCCGAACCATCGTGCAAATTGAGAGCGTATGCTTTGTGCTTAAAATGTTTGAGGAACTTGGattttttgcaacattttctatcaaaaaaaatgtctttacTCGATTTGTTATGTCTGTTAAAGAGGGATGTCGTGACGTACCCTACCATAACTGGATGCATCTATTTTGCACTGCACATTTTGCATATTTGTGTCTGAAGAATTTACAGTTAGTGGAAAAAGGATACATTAC acATCTGGAAGCATTGGCCTATTTTATATCTTGTTTATGCCATGACGTAGATTACCGGGGTACAAATAATGCATTTCAGCAAGAACCTACCAATACGTTAGCTAGTTTATATTCTAGTTCTGGATCAGTGATGGAAAGACATCGTCTTTCACAAGTTCTCAGAATTCTTGGTTCAGAG ggtTGCAACTTTTTGGAAGTTCTTAATCGTCAAGATTATGGTTTGTGTTTGAATTTGTTAAAAGATCTGATTCTCTCTACTGACTTGGCAACACATTGCAAATACTACAGAAAACAATATATCATGGTCGAG GAAGGCTACAATAGAAATAATCCAGAACACCGTTATATCTTCTCTTGTCTTTTGGTGACTTGTGCAGATTTATCAGACTACACTAAG GATTGGAAAGTAACAAAAGATATTTGTGGACAGTTGTATGAAGAATTTGTGACACAAGGGGATTTAGAAATGAGATTCGATAACGCGCATTCAATAATGCAAAATTCAGCAACAATTTTTCTACCTAGTTTACAAACTGACTTTTTGAACCAAATCTGTTTACCAATGTTCAA ATTATTGGCAGAAATCTTTGTATCAGTGAAAGAACTTGTACATAAAATTAAGAAGAACATACTCTACTGGGAAGCCTCTAAGCACGTATTTCAAAAAGCAGCTGAAGAAGGTCGACCGTATGTTGAAGTTTTAACAAGTGAAGAGTTTGAAAAAGATGTTGAAGATACTATTGAATtattaagaaaacaaaaataa
- the sicily gene encoding NADH dehydrogenase (ubiquinone) complex I, assembly factor 6, whose protein sequence is MNFSKKWLIRPQNVLTFTLRNNSTNSSAEYCMNLVKNYDYENFIGTLLLKKTSRSCAFAVRSFNVEVARVAEQVSEKDIGLMRIKFWEDTLDKCFAKDVSKIPRHPVALELSKAVTAYKLSKRNFKNLITSRKEHFNLNSFNSLDDMEKYSEQSVSSVYYLILEGCGIKNIHADHAASHLGKAQGIVQQLRSISQSQRLNFISLPQNILVKNNVSHEELFRCKSSKPLSDCVYEVASRAHQHLMKARGLQENVPSEGRDVFLPAVAIFAYLDRLQKVDYDIFHPKLKYRQWNLLFQMWLTNFRNKY, encoded by the exons ATGAACTTCTCTAAGAAATGGCTGATACGACCGCAAAATGTTTTAACATTTACTTTAAGAAATAACAGTACAAATTCAAGTGCTGAATACTGCATGAATTTAGTCAA AAACTAcgattatgaaaattttattggcacacttttattaaaaaagactTCAAGATCATGTGCTTTTGCTGTTCGAAGTTTTAATGTTGAAGTTGCTCGAGTTGCAGAACAGGTGTCTGAAAAAGATATTGGGCTCAtgagaattaaattttgggaGGACACTTTAgataaatgttttgcaaaagatgtttcaaaaattccaCGACACCCTGTAGcattagaattgtcaaaa GCTGTGACAGCTTATAAGTTGTctaaacgtaattttaaaaatttaattactaGTCGTAAGgagcattttaatttaaacagtTTTAACAGCTTGGATGACATGGAGAAATATTCAGAACAATCTGTTTCTAGTGTCTATTATTTGATTTTGGAGGGTTGTGGAATTAAGAATATTCATGCAGATCATGCTGCCTCTCACTTAGGAAAAGCACAAGGAATCGTTCAACAACTaag GAGTATATCACAGAGTCAAAGGTTAAATTTCATATCATTACCTCAAAATATACTAGTCAAGAATAATGTAAGTCATGAAGAATTATTTCGATGTAAATCAAGTAAACCACTGAGTGATTGCGTTTATGAAGTTGCATCTAGAGCCCACCAGCATTTAATGAAAGCACGAGGTCTTCAAGAGAATGTGCCATCTGAAGGTCGTGATGTTTTCTTACCTGCAGTTGCAATTTTTGCTTATTTGGATAGATTACAAAAAGTTGATTATGATATATTTCAcccaaaattgaaatatagacagtggaatttattatttcaaatGTGGTTGActaattttagaaataaatattag
- the Wdr59 gene encoding GATOR2 complex protein WDR59: MAVTWNNEYYMALEGRDLQANAMAVDNSGTYVLLAGRRYIAIRNLDEHLEVVQKFPRQSKYDVGAAEWNPTLHKRELCVISSNQRLEVLTWRSQELIQTHSLRAHTRVITDLNWHRFDPNILASCSVDTFIHIWDLRDARRPSLSLSAIAEASQVRWNKISSNLLATAHDGDIKIWDQRKGTAPVQYVAAHLSKIHGLDWNPNTETQLATSSQDNTVKFFDMTNPRRAEYVLTTNAPVWRARFTPFGNGLVTVVVPQLRRGENSLLLWNTANRSTPMHTFIGHRDVVLEFEWRKQMPGSSDFQLITWSKDQTLLVWKIEPFLQKLCGHEPDEPREEVAVNTESSEIVKIRKKTLPKIQPLQQEFSLLNVHIPNLEVTAMDSATRTCTVFANVNSFMVNLQVSFPNAYPHGVPPVFQIMPESTVNDTIGTQLLQTLNHLAQQRVSKNRTCLESCLRQMVTTLEQLSTDSENDRIFDSSYAEPNNVFGGYNDAYIPFPRTSGAKFCSVGILVCFGRAPHARRFSGKLEATTPRALSALETIFSKRSSDHVTVSNYYYHKQRFRVKHSKSKPSKAVVHVYDVSGLLLANKQLAEEYILDGDVATICKHNAATAAVVGRWDLVQAWTLAELIACTQSKNEEWYNHPFGNQLSEALISHYASHFDIQMAAMLSCIFGKNQVNYSHQSSKKSILHTGNGGSPYHTIPPTEVPPDDWVFPSLKTMRSTSLDNLHLNENGKCLPKKNGTVSLYEYFKLSYAEILHRWGLLYSRAEVLKYMCGPPESHKGVEFLTDCKNCLKPAKHCTCSNCKKFSLNCIICHVSVRGSANCCIVCGHGGHTKHLKQWFEKRDVCPSGCGCRCLIETASIFTA, encoded by the exons ATGGCTGTAACCTGGAATAATGAGTACTATATGGCCCTCGAAGGAAGAGATTTACAAGCAAATGCCATGGCTGTGGATAATTCAGGAACTTACGTTTTATTAGCAGG TCGACGCTATATTGCTATAAGAAATTTGGATGAACATTTGGAAGTTGTTCAGAAGTTTCCGCGGCAGAGCAAATATGATGTCGGAGCCGCCGAATGGAATCCCACTCTTCATAAACGTGAACTTTGTGTAATTTCA AGCAATCAACGGTTAGAGGTGTTAACGTGGCGTTCACAAGAGTTAATTCAAACCCATTCTTTAAGAGCTCACACTCGAGTCATAACAGATTTAAACTGGCATCGCTTTGATCCAAACATATTAGCGTCCTGCTCTGTCGATACTTTTATACACATTTGGGATTTGAGGGATGCACGACGTCCTTCATTATCGTTATCTGCAATAGCAGAAGCGTCACAAgtgagatggaataaaatatcGTCTAATTTGTTGGCAACTGCACACGATGGAGACATAAAAATTTGGGACCAACGTAAAGGCACCGCTCCGGTGCAATACGTTGCCGCTCACTTATCCAAGATTCACGGTTTAGATTGGAATCCAAATACGGAAACGCAGTTAGCTACTTCAAGTCAAGACAACACTgtgaaattttttgatatgACAAATCCCAGACGTGCAGAATATGTCTTAACCACAAATGCACCGGTGTGGAGGGCCCGGTTTACACCATTTGGTAATGGTTTGGTTACAGTTGTGGTGCCCCAATTACGACGTGGTGAGAATAGCCTGCTTTTGTGGAATACAGCGAATCGGTCTACTCCTATGCATACTTTCATTGGGCATAGAGATGTAGTTTTGGAATTTGAATGGCGCAAGCAAATGCCAGGTTCATCtgattttcaattaattactTGGTCTAAAGACCAGACTTTGCTTGTTTGGAAAATTGAACCGTTTTTGCAAAAGTTGTGTGGACATGAACCAGATGAACCCAGAGAAGAAGTCGCTGTTAATACCGAGTCTTctgaaattgtaaaaatcagGAAAAAGACTTTGCCGAAAATTCAACCATTACAGCAAGAATTCTCACTTTTAAATGTGCATATCCCTAATTTGGAAGTTACTGCGATGGATTCCGCTACTAGAACTTGCACAGTTTTTGCAAATGTTAATAGTTTTATGGTTAATTTGCAAGTGTCATTTCCGAATGCGTATCCTCATGGAGTACCCCCAGTCTTTCAAATAATGCCCGAGTCAACAGTAAACGATACGATTGGAACGCAACTTTTACAAACTTTAAATCATTTGGCCCAACAAAGAGTATCAAAAAACCGGACATGCTTGGAATCATGTTTACGACAAATGGTCACCACCTTAGAGCAATTGTCGACCGATTCTGAAAATGATCGGATATTTGATTCGTCGTATGCGGAACCCAATAATGTTTTTGGAGGTTACAATGACGCATATATTCCTTTTCCACGGACTTCCGGTGCCAAATTTTGTTCGGTGGGAATTCTGGTGTGTTTTGGTCGTGCCCCACATGCTAGAAGATTTTCAGGAAAATTGGAAGCCACCACTCCCAGGGCACTTTCCGCTTTGGAAACAATTTTCTCCAAACGATCCAGCGACCATGTAACAGTTTCcaattattattaccataAACAACGGTTTCGTGTGAAACATTCGAAGAGTAAACCATCCAAAGCTGTTGTGCACGTATATGACGTTTCAGGATTACTGTTAGCAAACAAACAACTGGCCGAAGAGTATATTCTAGACGGAGATGTGGCGACTATCTGTAAACATAATGCTGCCACTGCAGCTGTAGTCGGACGCTGGGATTTAGTTCAGGCCTGGACTTTGGCGGAACTTATTGCTTGTACGCAAAGTAAGAACGAAGAGTGGTACAATCATCCCTTTGGAAACCAACTTTCAGAAGCTTT aatttcccACTAtgcttcacattttgacatTCAGATGGCCGCTATGTTATCTTGCATATTTGGTAAAAATCAAGTGAACTATTCACACCAGTCGTCTAAGAAGTCCATATTGCATACAGGA aatGGAGGCTCTCCCTACCACACAATACCCCCAACCGAAGTCCCTCCTGACGACTGGGTGTTCCCTTCATTAAAAACCATGAGGTCGACGTCGTTAGATAATCTCCATTTAAACGAAAACGGAAAGTGTTTACCAAAGAAAAACGGAACTGTATCTCTatatgaatattttaaattgtcatatgCTGAAATACTCCATCGGTGGGGTCTTCTGTATAGTCGCGCTGAAGTTCTAAAGTACATGTGTGGACCACCAGAATCGCACAAAGGGGTTGAATTTTTGACAGACTGTAAAAACTGTTTGAAACCTGCAAAACACTGTACTTGTAGCAATTGCAAAAAGTTCTCGTTGAACTGTATCATATGTCATGTATCTGTTAGAGGATCTGCCAATTGTTGCATAGTTTGTGGACATGGAGGTCACACGAAACATTTAAAGCAGTGGTTTGAAAAACGGGACGTGTGTCCGTCTGGTTGTGGTTGTCGCTGCCTTATCGAAACAGCAAGTATTTTTACAGCGTAA